In Labeo rohita mitochondrion, complete genome, a genomic segment contains:
- the ND2 gene encoding NADH dehydrogenase subunit 2 (TAA stop codon is completed by the addition of 3' A residues to the mRNA) produces the protein MNPYVLAILLSSLGLGTTLTFASSHWLLAWMGLEINTLAITPLMAQHHHPRAVEATTKYFLTQATAAAMILFASTTNAWMTGEWSINDLTNPIASTMFMTALALKIGLAPMHFWLPEVLQGLDLTTGLILSTWQKLAPFALIIQTAQTIDPTLLTLLGATSTLVGGWGGLNQTQLRKILAYSSIAHMGWMIIVIQYAPQLTLIALGTYIIMTSAAFLTLKTSFTTKINTLATTWSKNPILTSATALALLSLGGLPPLTGFMPKWLILQELTKQDLPIIATVMALAALISLYFYLRLCYAMTLTISPNTTNSTTPWRIQTTQTLLPLALFTTTALGLLPMTPTIMMLTT, from the coding sequence ATGAACCCATACGTACTTGCAATCCTACTATCCAGTCTAGGACTAGGAACCACCCTGACCTTTGCCAGCTCCCACTGACTACTAGCCTGAATAGGGTTAGAAATCAATACCCTAGCAATCACCCCACTAATAGCACAACACCACCACCCACGTGCAGTAGAAGCAACCACAAAATACTTTCTAACCCAAGCTACAGCAGCAGCAATAATCCTATTCGCAAGCACAACAAACGCCTGAATAACAGGGGAATGAAGCATCAACGACCTAACCAACCCCATCGCTAGCACAATATTCATAACTGCTTTAGCCCTAAAAATCGGACTAGCACCAATACACTTCTGACTACCAGAAGTCCTACAAGGACTAGACCTCACAACAGGTTTAATTCTCTCTACCTGACAAAAACTTGCCCCATTCGCATTAATCATTCAAACAGCCCAAACCATCGACCCAACATTACTAACCCTACTGGGAGCCACTTCCACACTAGTAGGCGGATGAGGAGGACTAAACCAAACCCAACTACGAAAAATCTTAGCCTACTCCTCAATCGCACATATAGGGTGAATAATCATTGTCATCCAATACGCCCCACAACTTACATTAATTGCACTAGGAACATATATCATTATAACATCCGCGGCATTCCTCACCCTCAAAACATCATTCACCACTAAAATCAACACACTCGCAACAACCTGATCAAAAAACCCAATTCTAACATCAGCCACCGCCCTAGCACTACTATCACTAGGAGGCCTCCCCCCACTCACAGGATTCATGCCAAAATGACTAATCCTACAAGAACTAACAAAACAAGACCTCCCAATCATCGCAACAGTCATAGCCCTCGCCGCCCTAATCAGCCTATACTTCTACCTACGCCTATGTTATGCAATAACACTAACCATCTCCCCCAACACAACCAACTCAACCACCCCATGACGAATCCAAACCACCCAAACTCTCCTACCATTGGCCCTATTTACCACAACTGCCCTAGGACTACTACCAATAACCCCAACTATTATAATACTAACCACCTA